The DNA window GCCAGGTCCCTGGGGGGTAGGGAAGAAAAGTTGGGGGTCTATGGAGTAAAGAGTTCTTGAAGGACTCAGCAGAGGGTCAGACTGGGCCCCTTTTTCAGGACTGGGTGTTCCTGACAAGATTTTGTTTCCTCTCGGATTACGGCCGACTGGACTTCCGTTTCCGCTACCCTGAGGTGAGTCTCCCCCAACACTCGCCATGCTGAGGCTGGGTACTTCCCTTGGCCTCCAAAGGCACAGGCTGCCCCAGCTCCCGGCCCCCAACATCTCTGGTCTGCAGGCCAAGTGCTGTCAGAACATCCTCCTCTATTTTGACGACCCATCCCAGTGGCCAGCCGTGTACAAGGCAGGGGACAAGGTGAGGGCTGTGAAGAGGGCATAGGGGGAGACGGGAGAAGGTTGTTGCTGGCTGGGGGAGTGACCCTGTCCCTGCCTTCCCCAGGACTGCCTGGCCAAGGAGTCAGTGATCCGGCCGGAGAACAACCAGGTCATCAACCTCACCACCCAGTATGCCTGGTCTGGCTGTCAGGTGCAGGCTCAGCCTGGGGGAGTGGGCAGGTGCTGAAGGATGAGGCCTTCAGGGCATCAAGGACAGGCTTCAGCCTTCTTGTTTGTCCCCAGGTGGTATCAGAGGAGGGAACCCGCTACCTGAGCTGCTCCAGTGGCCGCAGCTTCCGCTCAGTGCGTGAAAGGTGGTGGTATATTGCGCTCAGCAAGTGTGGGGTAAGGGGCTGGGGTGGCCACCTGGACCACCTTCTCTTTGCCTTCCTGCCAACCCCCAACTTGCCCAGGGCCCCCCCTTAGGCCTCCCTACTCCCCACAGGGTGATGGATTGCAGCTGGAGTATGAGATGGTCCTCACCAATGGCAAGTCCTTCTGGACACGACACTTCTCCGCTGATGAGTTTGGTGAGCACGTGGGGACCCAGAAACCAGGCTCTCTGTGGGACACCGGAGCCGGCTGCCCACTGAGGGGACATCCACCTGAATGAACCTTACTCCTCCTACCAAATCGGCAGGGATCCTGGAGACAGATGTGACCTTCCTCctcatcttcatcctcatcttcTTCCTCTCTTGTTACTTTGGATGTGAGTCTGGCACATGGGGTGTGGGGGAGGAGATAGGAGGGAGCAGGGTTGGGGGAGGTGAGCTGCTCTCCCTTTCCGCCTGTGGACAGCCTTTCCCTACCTTGCTTCCTAGATTTGCTGAAAGGTCGTCAGTTGCTCCACACAACTTATAAAATGTTCATGGCCGCAGCAGGAGTAGAGGGTGAGGTTCCGTGTCCCAACTTTTGTGTTCTGAAAGAGAAGGCACTTGGGGCCAGACACCTGGGCCTAAGAGGAATgcctgggggcctggactcctgggtcctgggggaggaggggctgggggcctggtcTCCTGGGTCCAagggagaaggggctgggggcctggactcctgggtcctgGGGGAGAAGGGGCCGGGGGCCTGGACCCCTAGTTCCTGGGGGAGGATGGGCTGGGAACCTGGACCCCTGgttcctgggggaggagggggtgggacCTGACACCCCTGGGTCCTTGAGGGAGTATAAAGGCCTGaactcggctgggcgcggtggctcacacctgtaatcctagcacttggggaggccgaggtgggcagatcacgaggtcaggagttcgagaccagcctgaccaacatggtgaaaccctgtctccactaaaaatataaaaattagctggacgtggtggcatgtgcctgtaatcccagctactcaggaggctgaggcagaagaattgcttgaacccgggaggcggagattgcagtgagccgagatcatgccactgcattctaacctgggcgacagagagagactccgtctcaaaaaacaaaacaaaacaaacaaaaaaacaaacaataaaggcCTGAACTCCTGAGTCTGGGGGAAGACGGGCTGggagcctggactcctgggtctgagggaggaggagctgggggtcTGGATCCCTGggtcctggaggaggaggggctgggggcctggactcctgggtctgagtgAGGAGAGGGTGGGGGCCTGAGCCCCTGGGTCTgaagggaggagggggtgggggcctggacccctgggtctgaAGGGGGGGAGGGcctggacccctgggtctgagtggggagggggtggggaccTGGACCCCTGGGTCCTTGGGGAGCAGGGTTGGGGGCTGGACTCCAGATTCTCCTAGCAGGTGAGTCGGGGTAGAAGGTCTGGAGTcctgagggaggaggtggggttCAGACCGCCTGGATGGTAATGCTAGAGGACAGTGATGCCCCAGAGCTGCTTTCTATCCTTTCTTCTCTGCCCATCCTCCCCCCAGTCCTGAGCCTcctgtttttctgcatctactgggGTCAATATGCCACCGATGGCATTGGCAACGAGAGTGTGAAGATCTTGGGTGAGAATGAAGCCGGGTGGGGAGAGAGTGGAGCCCAGGGCTCAGGTTGGGCATCGGGTCTGAGCCTGGCTCTGAGCCgccccctcctcccttctcccagccAAGCTGCTCTTCTCCTCCAGCTTCCTCATCTTCCTGCTGATGCTCATCCTCCTGGGGAAGGGATTCACGGTGACACGGTGCCCGGGCAGGGCGTGCTCATGGGGCGGCTGGTGGgggagcagggcaggggcagggttgGGGGGCTTGGTGCATCCTCCTCCCTGACGGCCCCCACCCTGCTGTCTCCCCTCATGGCCTGCCGCCAGGGGCCGCATCAGCCACGCAGGCTCCGTGAAGTTGTCTGTCTACATGACCCTGTACACGCTCACCCATGTGGTGCTGCTCATCTACGAGGCGGAAGTGAGTCCCACTGGCCCCTGGCCGGGCCCCGCCTTCCCCTGCTTTTGGCACTGCCTCCCTCTTGACCTGCCTGCTCGCCCTTGCCTACATCGTGCTCCTGCTGGCtcgctctctctcccactcttcgATTTTCTGCTTTCCCATCTGTCTAAGTGATTCCTCCTCTCTTCACCATCCCGCAGCAgctttcttctccctctgtctctcactGTCTGTCACATTTGTGCTCAATATCGTGACTAAGAGTTCAGGGGTCACACAGACCTGGATTCCACACCAGCTCTCCCACTTCCTAGCTGCCTGACCTTGGGTGATGACCCCCGTCTCTGGGCCCATTTTCTTCTTGGAAAATTGGGAGGATCTTACCTACCCCATGGATCCCCTCTAAGGCTTTCTATCGTCTGTATGGCTTTGGCCAAAGGGCTTCCCTCTtagccttagtttcctcttctgtgaaatggagcAGTAATAAGACCTACCTCACTGAGTAGATGCTGATGGAAAAACACATGGGAGGTGTTTAGCCCTTTGTTGAGCACACAGTAACTGATTTattctcttcctgtctttttcacCCTCTCTCTCTACCTCAATATGCTTCCGTCTGCATGCCTGGCTCTCCTGTTGCTTGTATTCTGACCGAGTACCTCTGTTCCCAAGTGCCCAGGGGTGGGGTCCGGGGACCCTAATAGAGGGGAGGAGGCCAGGCTCTGATGGACCCTCTCCCGCGGGTCTAGTTCTTTGACCCAGGCCAGGTACTGTACACGTATGAGTCGCCGGCCGGCTACGGGCTCATTGGACTGCAGGTGGCGGCCTACGTGTGGTTCTGCTATGCTGTGCTTGTCTCACTGCGACACTTTCCCGAGAAGCAGCCTTTTTATGTGCCCTTCTTTGCTGCCTATACCCTCTGGTGAGAATTGGTGGGCCCCAGcctgtccctgcctccctctcgGGGCTCCCTAGAAGTGGTTGCCCCCCATCTCAGACCCTCCATAGTGAGGAAGATGGGCTTTTCACTCAGGCAGCTGTCACCCAAAATCTGCCACTTACTCACTTTGTGAAAAATTACTTTCACAAGAAGTGCATCACATTTACCTATAAAACAACAGGAtctcgctgggcgcggtggctcacgcctgtaatcccagcactttgggaggccaaggtgggcggatcacgaggtcaggagatggagaccatcctggctaacacggtgaaaccctgtctctactaaaaatacaaaaaaattagccagccatggcagcgtgcgcctgtagtcccagctgctggggaggccgaggcaggagaatggcgtgaacccaggaggcggagcttgcagtgagccgagatcgcgccactgcactccagcctgggcgacagagcgagagtctgtctcaaaaaaaaaaaaaaaaaaaaacaacaaagaaaacaaaaaaacgatcgcctcaggctgggcatggtggttcatgcctgtaatcccagcactttgggaggccgaggcaggtggatcacctgagatcaggagtttgagaccaacatgatcaacatggtgaaaccccatctgtaccaaaaaataaaaaaattagccgggcatgctggtgggcacctgtaatcccagctactcaggaggctgaggcaggagaattgcttgaacctgggaggcagaggttgcagtgagccgagatcacgtcattgcattccagcctgggcaacacagcacgactccatcttcaaaaaaaaaaaaaaaaggatctactCAAAGGGATATCTTGAGCAAGCACAGGCCACTATATGAGGGctgagtgtctggcacatagtaaatgttcgGTAAAAACtattgtaggctgggtgcggtgggtggctcatgcctgtattcccagaactttgggaggccaagatgggtggatcatttgaggtcaggagttcaagaccagcctggccaacatggtaaaaccccatctttactaaaaatacaaaaaaattagccaggcatggtggtgcacgcctgtactgccagttactcgggaagctgaagcaggagaatcgcttgaccctgggagaccaaggttgcagtgagttgagatcgtgcccctgtactctagcctgggcaacagagtgacactccatctcaaaaacaaacaaaaaacaacaacaacaaacaaaacaaaaaaacacccaaaactattgtaattattattgttCACCATAACATAGCAAAAAGGTTGGCAGATTCTGAGCCAGACTATCcgggttcagatcccagctctaaAGCTTATAGATGATGTGACCTCAGAGAAGCCCATtaacttctctctgcctcagtttcctcaccttttAATGGGGATGGAAATTTTATCTGCCTCATAGAGTCACTGTGAGAGTTAAATGAGTTTATATACGTCAAATGCTAAGAAACAGGCCTGGCATGCAATAAGTCGTTACTTCTTAttatcatttgttcattcattcgtcaaatatctattttttttttgagatggagtcttgctctgtcgcccaggctggagtgcagtggcacgatctcagctcactgcaacctccgcctcctgagttcaagcgattcttctgcctcagcctcccaagtagttgggactataggcgcatgcctccacgcccagctcatttatgtatttttagtagagatgtggtttccgccatattggccaggctggtctggaactcctggcctcaggtgatccacctgccttggcctcccaaagtgctgggattacaggcatgagccactgtgcccagcctgatttctttttttttttttttttgagatggagtttcactcttgttgcccaggctggagtgcagtggtataatctccgctcactgcggcctccgcctcccgggttcaagtgattcccctgcttcagcctcctaaatagctgggattacaggtgcatgccaccacacccagctaattttgtatttttagtagagacggggtttcgccatgttggtcaggctggtctcgaactcccaacctcaggtgatctgcctgccttggcctcccaaagtgctgggattataggcatgagccaccatgcccggcctatctATTGATTTCTTATCAGATGCCAGGATTTGGGGTGGTGTGGAACTGAGTTAAATTGAACCTTGTTCTTGCCCCTCAGAATTTCCCAGTCCAGTCCTGCCCCATTTCAGTCTCTGGCTTCTGAAGGTCACACTGGCTTCCCTCTAGTTTGGGACCTGCCTGGggtctgtgtgtgtacatggcAGGGGAGGTGGGGCTATAGGGTGGGGTGGAGGACAGGAGCAGTGTCTCTACTGACCCAATACTTTCCCTTCAGGTTCTTTGCGGTTCCTGTCATGGCCCTGATTGCCAATTTCGGCATCCCCAAGTGGGCCCGGGAGAAGATTGTCAATGGCATCCAGCTGGGGATCCACTTGTACGCCCATGGCGTGTTCCTGGTGAGGATGGGCATATGTCGGGGGCGGAGGGGAGGACCTGAGGGCAGAAGATGCGTGAGGCTCCTACACCTGATCTGCTGGACCTCCTGTTCTGAGGTCTTGATCCATTTTCCTTTTAGTCATTCTCCCTTTATTGACAGCCTGCTTGGTTCCTGCAGGCTCCTCTACTGTGCTCCTCAGagtccattttcttctgttttttttttttgagacagagtctcactctgtctcccaggctggagtgcaatggcttgatctcggctccctgcaacctccgcctctcaggttcaaatgattcttctgcctcagcctcccaagtagctgggattacaggtgcccaccaccacatgcagctaattttttgtagttttagtagagatggggtttcaccatgttggtcaggttggtgtcgaactcctgacctcaggtgatccacccgtctcagcctccgaaagtgctgggattacaggcatgagccaccttgctggACCCATGTCCATTTTCTTCCGTTCCTTTCTCCCACTTTGTGTCCTGGCCTCTTTCCTCAACCCCCGTCCTCTCTTTTTGCCCTCCCTTCCCATTTCCATTCCTGACCCTGTGTCCCCAGattcttccatttctcttctgTATCCCCACTGCCTTCCCCACCCTCCTTGATCTCTCCActctccccctgcccctgcccacatTCTGCCATCACAGGCCATTGTTCAGGAAGAAGCAGCTGGGGTGGCACAGGGTGAAGCTTTTAGGCTCCTGGGTCGGCATCAGGAGGGTACAgcaccacatcttttttttttttttttttttttttgagacggagtctcgctctgtcactaggctggagtgcagtggcgtgatcttggctcactgcaacctccacctcccaggttcctctcctgcctcagcctccggagtagctgggaccacaggagcatgccaccatgcctggctaagtttttcttttttttttttttgagacggagtcttgctctgtcgcccagggtggagtgcagtggcacgatcttggctcactgcaacctccgcctcccgggttcatgccattctcctgcctcagcctccctagtagctgggactaccggcgcctgccaccacgcctagcaaactttttgtatttttagtagagacggggtttcaccgtgttagccaggatggtctcgatctcctgacctcgtgatccgcccgcctcggcctccaaaagtgttgggattacaggcatgagccaccgtgcctggccccgaCCACGTCTATTCTTTGCCCTGGTTCACATCCTATCTGACATTCTTGGCGACAGTTctaatattcattaatttattcatcaatTGTTCACTGGGCACCTGTCTTGAACCAGTCTGTTTCATTCTAGGAACATCcatatgcatttatttctgcCCTCTTGTTTAATTGGCAGAGCAGCTCCAGGAGAGGGTGGATAATTGACATTGTTCCCATTACATAGAGCGGGGAagctaaggcccagagaggagaagtgaCGTGCTAGGGCTCCGTGGCCTTTGGCGGCAGGCAAATACTTTGAACCCTATCCTTCTCCAGCAGACCATAAGGTCTGAAATGAAGGGGAACCAGAAAGGGAAACAGGCATGACCCAGTGTCCCGGCTTCTGACTGGGACAGGTGGGGCTATAGGGTGGGGTGGAGGACAGGAGCAGTGTCTCTACTGACCCAATAGAGataatagaatattttcataatacaGAAAGTTCAACTGGACAGCAACTAATAGACTCTAAAATGTCTCGGTGAGGCAGGAACCAGACTCTTCTGTTCCCTACTGAGGGAACCTTGTGTAGGGAGTGGACCTAGCCACCGAGGGAGGGGACAGGTCCCCATCCTTTGCCGCAGAGCCTGACTTAGGTACAGACTCGCTCACCTTCGCAGGCCAGTCCATCCTGAAGCTCTGCAGGAAGTCAGAAAGGGACAGAAAGAGGAGAAATGCTGAGAACCCATCATGTGCGGGGCTCTGCACCAGTGGTTTTCATTTCCACCCTCTCATCTTTCCAAGTAGGCGCTACAATCCCTTTTCCCCACAGCGAGGCTCAGGGAGTTTAATCAACATGCCCCAGATCCCATACTCAGTGAGCTACAGATCCTAGAGGTGGGATGCAGGTTCAGAATGGCAAGCGCAGCGCCCTTCCTGCTTTATCTTAGCCAGCTTCCTTCCTAAGGATGCTCGCGTTAGCTCAGCACAGCTCCACCTGGGTATCCCAATGCTCATTGCTTTCAGctccttgttcatttttttcagtacAACCTTAGAGGAGCTGTGTTAGGCTTCCGTAAATATGGCGATGGAGTCACACCCAGTCCCTGCCTTCACAGCCTATCAGACTAACTGGTACCAGACATCCCTACATTccaccaatatttatttatttattttaattttttttttttcgagacggaatcttgctctgtcgcccaggctggagtgcagtggcatgatctcggctcactgcaacctctgcctcctgggttcaagcaattctcctgctttagcctcccaagtagctgggattacaggcgcaccaccacacctggctactttttgtatttttagtagagacagagtttcaccatgttggccatgctggtctcaaactgctgacctcaggtgatccgcccgcctcggcctccccaagtgctgggattacaggcgtgagccatggcgcccgacccaccaatatttattgaaggcttaTATGCGCCAGGCATGGTTCTAGAAGGTACTAGGGACGCAGTAGGGAACAGAAGAGTCTGGTTCCTGCCTCACCGAGACATTTTAGAGTCTATTAGTTGCTGTCCAATTGAACTCTctgtatttatgaaaatattctattatCTGCACTTTCCAATATGGGAGCTActaaccacatgtggctgttgagcacttgaatgTGGGTAGTGCATAGCGAGTGTGTAGTGAGGAGTGTGACTgaccaaaatttaaattttattttgattaaatttaAGCTACATGCAGCCAGTGGCTATCATACAGTGCAGGACGCTGACCCTAACCAATCAGTGACAGCTCAGTGATCAGGGCTCTGATGGAGGAAGCACAGGCTGAGTTGTGTTGAAGGGAAAAGGTGAGGGTCCAGGGCATTTCGAGAGCCCAGAGGGGGCGCCTAATCCAGTGTGAATGGCTTCAGGGAAGTGTGGGGGTTATCAAGTGAAAGGGAATCCTTCGGACCCCGAGTTTATGGGGACAGCCTTCGGCCTGAGAGTGCCTCTCACACCTGCTCCTGGCCCTGGCCTCAGATCATGACCCGCCCATCAGCGGCCAACAAGAACTTCCCGTACCACGTGCGCACGTCGCAGATCGCATCAGCCGGAGTCCCTGGACCCGGAGGGAGCCAATCCGCTGACAAGGCCTTCCCGCAGCACGTCTATGGGAACGTGACGTTTATCAGCGACTCGGTGCCCAACTTCACGGAGCTCTTCTCCATACCCCCGCCCGCCACCTCCGTAAGCCCCGCGGCCCCAGCGCCCGAGGAGCTGCTGGCGCCGCCCCTGGAGTACCTGACCCCGCTCCCGGCCCCGCCGCCCCCAGCGCCCGGGCGCCTGAGCCCTCCCCCTGCCTTTCGCACTCCCCGCGTCCCAACACCGCGCCGCGACCGTCCCCTGGCGCCCGCGCCCACCCTGCCTGACTGGGTCCTGGCGCTGTTGCGCACACCCCCGCAGACTCCCTGCGCCTTGCCCCCACCGCCCGCCTTCCGCGGCTCTCCCCCAGCTCCCCGGCCGCCGCCGGAGTTCGCCCCGCGCGCCCCAACGCCGCCCTTCGAGTACCTGGCCCCGCTGCCCAGGCGCCCCGCCACCCAGTCCTTCCCTGACTGACACGTGCGTCCACACCTGGGGTGGAAGGGCTCTCCGGGGGAGGGGGACGGGCCTTCGGGGCCGCATCTGCCCCCCGAGGGTCCTGGACGGCCTCTGACCCTGACCCCCCTCCCAGGCCGGGAAGCAGGTGGAGGAGACagcggtggcggcggcggtggcCCCGAGGGGCCGCGTGGTGACCATGGCCGAGCCGGGCGCAGCCTCCCCCCCACTTCCCGCTCGGTTCCCCAAGGCGGCCGACCCGGGCTGGGACGGCCCGACGCCGCCCTACCAGCCGCTCGTGCCCCAGACGGCGGCGCCGCACACCGGCTTCACCGAATACTTCAGCATGCACACGGCCGGGGGCACCGCACCCCCGGTCTGAGCACCCCTGCCCGCCCCTGCCCCCTGGGCCATGACCGGGCCCCGGCCGGGCTCCGGACCCCTGCTTTATTCTGGCCCGAGAGCTCGGCCATCCCGGGCCTTCCCGACCCTTCCCACCCCGCGCGCCCAGGTTGGGTACGCTGCGTCCCGCCCCCCTCCCCTCTGTGCCAAACGGTCCCGCGGGAGCCGCTCTCCCcgtcccctccctcagcccctgccccGAGCGGCGCCGGATTCTGGGCTCCCGCTGTTCCGTGACCTCCGGCCCCCGGCCCCCCTTCGAGACCTCTGACCCCG is part of the Nomascus leucogenys isolate Asia chromosome 17, Asia_NLE_v1, whole genome shotgun sequence genome and encodes:
- the TMEM145 gene encoding transmembrane protein 145 isoform X1, translating into MEPPRAPALRRLLPPLLLLLLSLPPRARAKYVRGNLSSKEDWVFLTRFCFLSDYGRLDFRFRYPEAKCCQNILLYFDDPSQWPAVYKAGDKDCLAKESVIRPENNQVINLTTQYAWSGCQVVSEEGTRYLSCSSGRSFRSVRERWWYIALSKCGGDGLQLEYEMVLTNGKSFWTRHFSADEFGILETDVTFLLIFILIFFLSCYFGYLLKGRQLLHTTYKMFMAAAGVEVLSLLFFCIYWGQYATDGIGNESVKILAKLLFSSSFLIFLLMLILLGKGFTVTRGRISHAGSVKLSVYMTLYTLTHVVLLIYEAEFFDPGQVLYTYESPAGYGLIGLQVAAYVWFCYAVLVSLRHFPEKQPFYVPFFAAYTLWFFAVPVMALIANFGIPKWAREKIVNGIQLGIHLYAHGVFLIMTRPSAANKNFPYHVRTSQIASAGVPGPGGSQSADKAFPQHVYGNVTFISDSVPNFTELFSIPPPATSAGKQVEETAVAAAVAPRGRVVTMAEPGAASPPLPARFPKAADPGWDGPTPPYQPLVPQTAAPHTGFTEYFSMHTAGGTAPPV
- the TMEM145 gene encoding transmembrane protein 145 isoform X6, which translates into the protein MEPPRAPALRRLLPPLLLLLLSLPPRARAKYVRGNLSSKEDWVFLTRFCFLSDYGRLDFRFRYPEAKCCQNILLYFDDPSQWPAVYKAGDKDCLAKESVIRPENNQVINLTTQYAWSGCQVVSEEGTRYLSCSSGRSFRSGDGLQLEYEMVLTNGKSFWTRHFSADEFGILETDVTFLLIFILIFFLSCYFGYLLKGRQLLHTTYKMFMAAAGVEVLSLLFFCIYWGQYATDGIGNESVKILAKLLFSSSFLIFLLMLILLGKGFTVTRGRISHAGSVKLSVYMTLYTLTHVVLLIYEAEFFDPGQVLYTYESPAGYGLIGLQVAAYVWFCYAVLVSLRHFPEKQPFYVPFFAAYTLWFFAVPVMALIANFGIPKWAREKIVNGIQLGIHLYAHGVFLIMTRPSAANKNFPYHVRTSQIASAGVPGPGGSQSADKAFPQHVYGNVTFISDSVPNFTELFSIPPPATSPLPRAAPDSGLPLFRDLRPPAPLRDL
- the TMEM145 gene encoding transmembrane protein 145 isoform X5, translating into MEPPRAPALRRLLPPLLLLLLSLPPRARAKYVRGNLSSKEDWVFLTRFCFLSDYGRLDFRFRYPEAKCCQNILLYFDDPSQWPAVYKAGDKDCLAKESVIRPENNQVINLTTQYAWSGCQVVSEEGTRYLSCSSGRSFRSVRERWWYIALSKCGGDGLQLEYEMVLTNGKSFWTRHFSADEFGILETDVTFLLIFILIFFLSCYFGYLLKGRQLLHTTYKMFMAAAGVEVLSLLFFCIYWGQYATDGIGNESVKILAKLLFSSSFLIFLLMLILLGKGFTVTRGRISHAGSVKLSVYMTLYTLTHVVLLIYEAEFFDPGQVLYTYESPAGYGLIGLQVAAYVWFCYAVLVSLRHFPEKQPFYVPFFAAYTLWFFAVPVMALIANFGIPKWAREKIVNGIQLGIHLYAHGVFLIMTRPSAANKNFPYHVRTSQIASAGVPGPGGSQSADKAFPQHVYGNVTFISDSVPNFTELFSIPPPATSPLPRAAPDSGLPLFRDLRPPAPLRDL
- the TMEM145 gene encoding transmembrane protein 145 isoform X2 is translated as MEPPRAPALRRLLPPLLLLLLSLPPRARAKYVRGNLSSKEDWVFLTRFCFLSDYGRLDFRFRYPEAKCCQNILLYFDDPSQWPAVYKAGDKDCLAKESVIRPENNQVINLTTQYAWSGCQVVSEEGTRYLSCSSGRSFRSGDGLQLEYEMVLTNGKSFWTRHFSADEFGILETDVTFLLIFILIFFLSCYFGYLLKGRQLLHTTYKMFMAAAGVEVLSLLFFCIYWGQYATDGIGNESVKILAKLLFSSSFLIFLLMLILLGKGFTVTRGRISHAGSVKLSVYMTLYTLTHVVLLIYEAEFFDPGQVLYTYESPAGYGLIGLQVAAYVWFCYAVLVSLRHFPEKQPFYVPFFAAYTLWFFAVPVMALIANFGIPKWAREKIVNGIQLGIHLYAHGVFLIMTRPSAANKNFPYHVRTSQIASAGVPGPGGSQSADKAFPQHVYGNVTFISDSVPNFTELFSIPPPATSAGKQVEETAVAAAVAPRGRVVTMAEPGAASPPLPARFPKAADPGWDGPTPPYQPLVPQTAAPHTGFTEYFSMHTAGGTAPPV
- the TMEM145 gene encoding transmembrane protein 145 isoform X3, giving the protein MEPPRAPALRRLLPPLLLLLLSLPPRARAKYVRGNLSSKEDWVFLTRFCFLSDYGRLDFRFRYPEDCLAKESVIRPENNQVINLTTQYAWSGCQVVSEEGTRYLSCSSGRSFRSVRERWWYIALSKCGGDGLQLEYEMVLTNGKSFWTRHFSADEFGILETDVTFLLIFILIFFLSCYFGYLLKGRQLLHTTYKMFMAAAGVEVLSLLFFCIYWGQYATDGIGNESVKILAKLLFSSSFLIFLLMLILLGKGFTVTRGRISHAGSVKLSVYMTLYTLTHVVLLIYEAEFFDPGQVLYTYESPAGYGLIGLQVAAYVWFCYAVLVSLRHFPEKQPFYVPFFAAYTLWFFAVPVMALIANFGIPKWAREKIVNGIQLGIHLYAHGVFLIMTRPSAANKNFPYHVRTSQIASAGVPGPGGSQSADKAFPQHVYGNVTFISDSVPNFTELFSIPPPATSAGKQVEETAVAAAVAPRGRVVTMAEPGAASPPLPARFPKAADPGWDGPTPPYQPLVPQTAAPHTGFTEYFSMHTAGGTAPPV
- the TMEM145 gene encoding transmembrane protein 145 isoform X4 gives rise to the protein MEPPRAPALRRLLPPLLLLLLSLPPRARAKYVRGNLSSKEDWVFLTRFCFLSDYGRLDFRFRYPEVVSEEGTRYLSCSSGRSFRSVRERWWYIALSKCGGDGLQLEYEMVLTNGKSFWTRHFSADEFGILETDVTFLLIFILIFFLSCYFGYLLKGRQLLHTTYKMFMAAAGVEVLSLLFFCIYWGQYATDGIGNESVKILAKLLFSSSFLIFLLMLILLGKGFTVTRGRISHAGSVKLSVYMTLYTLTHVVLLIYEAEFFDPGQVLYTYESPAGYGLIGLQVAAYVWFCYAVLVSLRHFPEKQPFYVPFFAAYTLWFFAVPVMALIANFGIPKWAREKIVNGIQLGIHLYAHGVFLIMTRPSAANKNFPYHVRTSQIASAGVPGPGGSQSADKAFPQHVYGNVTFISDSVPNFTELFSIPPPATSAGKQVEETAVAAAVAPRGRVVTMAEPGAASPPLPARFPKAADPGWDGPTPPYQPLVPQTAAPHTGFTEYFSMHTAGGTAPPV